A region from the Prionailurus viverrinus isolate Anna chromosome E2, UM_Priviv_1.0, whole genome shotgun sequence genome encodes:
- the LOC125152557 gene encoding LOW QUALITY PROTEIN: major allergen I polypeptide chain 1-like (The sequence of the model RefSeq protein was modified relative to this genomic sequence to represent the inferred CDS: inserted 1 base in 1 codon) produces the protein MKGACVLVLLWAALLLISGGNCEICXAVKRDVDLFLTGTPDEYVEQVAQYNTESEVLENARILKNCVDAKMTEEDKENALSLLVGLALCLCL, from the exons ATGAAGGGGGCTTGTGTTCTCGTGCTTCTCTGGGCTGCCTTGCTCTTGATCTCGGGTGGAA ATTGTGAAATTT CAGCCGTGAAGAGGGATGTTGACCTATTCCTGACGGGAACCCCTGACGAATATGTTGAGCAAGTGGCACAATacaatacagaatctgaagtattGGAAAATGCCAGAATACTGAAGAACTGCGTTGATGCAAAAATGACAGAAGAGGATAAGGAGAATGCTCTCAGCTTGCTGGTGGGTCTAGCTCTGTGTCTGTGCCTCTGA